A region of Diospyros lotus cultivar Yz01 chromosome 3, ASM1463336v1, whole genome shotgun sequence DNA encodes the following proteins:
- the LOC127797654 gene encoding serine/threonine-protein phosphatase BSL1-like isoform X2 translates to MNSKTQFYPAPTYRPLETFWDSDDDAPGPRCGHTLTAVTATKTHGPRLILFGGATAIEGGSSSSSVPGIRLAGVTNSIHSYDVLTRKWTRLRPAGEPPSPRAAHAAAAVGTMVVFQGGIGPAGHSTDDLYVLDLANDKFKWHRVVVQGQGPGPRYGHVMDLVSQRYLVTVSGNDGKRVLYDAWALDTAQKPYAWQRLNPEGDRPSARMYATGSARSDGMFLLCGGRDSSGAVFVGARLHVTGGALRGGRAVEGEAAIAVLDTAAGVWLDRNGLVTSSRTNKGHTEHDPTLEVMRRCRHAAASVGVRIYIYGGLKGEMLFDDLLVAENSPFQSDANSPIITPVGASPLSSPRLNHSNLSFSPTPTDGRSEMSSPGDISPGRNSIEKLTEASAAEAEVATAVWQAVQAASGTPAEETSVSDDNSQAAETTSDGSDTEADVRLHPRAVVVAKEAVGNLGLMVRQLSLDQFENESRRMVPLQNDLPYPTKKITRQKSPEGLSKKIISTLLRPRNWRAPVNRRFFLDTYEVGELCYAAEQIFRQEPTVLQLKAPIKVFGDLHGQFGDLMRLFDEYGFPSTAGDITYIDYLFLGDYVDRGQHSLETITLLLALKIEYPENVFLIRGNHEAADINALFGFRIECIERMGENDGIWAWTRFNQLFNHLPLAALIEKKIICMHGGIGRSIHSVEQIEKLERPITMDAGSIILMDLLWSDPTENDSVEGLRPNARGPGLVTFGPDRVTDFCKRNKLQLIIRAHECVMDGFERFAQGQLITLFSATNYCGTANNAGALLVVGRGLVIVPKLIHPLPPPLQSPETSPDRITDDAWMQELNIQRPPTPTRGRPQPNLDRNSLAYI, encoded by the exons ATGAATTCGAAGACGCAGTTCTATCCGGCTCCGACTTATCGCCCGTTGGAGACCTTTTGGGACTCCGACGACGACGCCCCTGGTCCTCGCTGCGGCCACACTCTCACCGCCGTCACCGCCACCAAAACCCATGGCCCCCGCCTCATCCTTTTCGGCGGCGCCACCGCCATCGAGGGAggctcctcttcctcctccgtCCCCGGCATCA GGCTAGCGGGCGTGACGAACTCTATTCATTCTTATGATGTTCTCACCAGGAAATGGACCAG ACTCCGACCAGCTGGTGAGCCGCCTTCTCCTAGGGCCGCACATGCTGCTGCTGCAGTTGGAACTATGGTTGTATTTCAG GGCGGCATAGGTCCAGCTGGGCATTCGACAGATGATCTCTACGTGCTTGACTTGGCTAACGACAAATTCAAGTGGCACAG AGTTGTAGTTCAAGGACAGGGTCCTGGGCCACGATATGGCCATGTGATGGACTTAGTTTCACAAAGGTACCTTGTTACGGTCAGCGGCAATGATG GAAAAAGAGTGCTCTATGATGCTTGGGCTCTGGATACTGCTCAGAAGCCATATGCGTGGCAGAGGCTTAATCCAGAAGGTGATAGACCTTCTGCTAGAAT GTACGCAACAGGTAGTGCCCGCTCTGATGGCATGTTTTTGCTGTGTGGTGGAAGAGACTCCTCAGGAGCA GTCTTCGTTGGTGCAAGATTGCACGTTACAGGAGGTGCTCTTCGAGGAGGACGAGCAGTTGAAGGTGAAGCAGCTATTGCAG TATTGGACACTGCAGCTGGGGTTTGGTTGGATAGAAATGGATTGGTGACTTCCTCCCGGACAAACAAGGGACATACTGAACATGATCCAACCTTGGAGGTTATGCGTCGTTGTCGGCATGCAGCTGCATCAGTCGGGGTTCGGATATATATTTATGGTGGTCTCAAAGGAG AGATGCTGTTTGATGATCTCCTGGTTGCAGAAAATTCACCTTTTCAATCTGATGCTAATTCTCCTATAATAACTCCTGTGGGGGCCTCACCTTTGTCAAGTCCCAGATTAAACCATTCGAATTTAAGTTTTAGCCCAACACCAACAGATGGGAGATCTGAGATGTCTTCACCCGGTGACATaag CCCTGGCAGGAACTCTATAGAGAAACTTACCGAGGCTTCTGCTGCTGAGGCTGAGGTTGCTACTGCTGTCTGGCAGGCTGTGCAGGCAGCATCAGGTACTCCTGCAGAGGAAACATCTGTATCAGATGATAACTCACAAGCTGCAGAGACCACTTCAGATGGTAGTGACACTGAGGCAGATGTTCGCCTTCACCCAAGAGCT GTTGTTGTTGCCAAAGAGGCTGTTGGGAATCTGGGTTTGATGGTGAGGCAGTTGTCTTTGGATCAATTTGAAAATGAGAGTAGGCGAATGGTTCCTTTGCAAAATGATCTGCCATATCCTACCAAAAAGATTACCAGGCAGAAGTCTCCTGAAGGCTTGTCTAAGAAG ATTATTTCTACTTTGCTCAGGCCTCGGAACTGGAGAGCTCCTGTTAATAGGAGGTTTTTTCTAGATACTTATGAAGTGGGCGAGCTTTGCTATGCTGCTGAACAGATCTTTAGGCAGGAGCCTACAGTTCTTCAATTGAAAGCTCCTATCAAAGTGTTTGGTGATCTTCATGGACAGTTTGGAGATTTAATGCGTCTATTTGATGAATATGGATTTCCCTCCACTGCAGGAGACATAAC GTATATTGACTATTTGTTTCTTGGTGATTATGTTGATCGAGGACAGCACAGCTTGGAAACCATTACATTGCTCCTTGCACTAAAG ATTGAGTATCCTGAGAATGTATTTTTGATTCGTGGGAACCATGAGGCTGCAGATATAAATGCACTTTTTGGTTTTCGAATTGAATGCATTGAGAGAATG GGAGAGAATGATGGGATCTGGGCATGGACACGATTCAATCAACTTTTTAACCATCTCCCACTCGCTGCACTCATTGAGAAGAAAATAATCTGTATGCATGGTGGCATCGGGAGATCAATACATTCAGTAGAACAGATAGAGAAACTTGAAAGACCAATAACGATGGATGCTGGTTCTATAATTCTAATGGATCTTCTGTG GTCTGATCCAACAGAAAATGATAGTGTAGAGGGATTGCGACCAAATGCTAGAGGGCCTGGTCTGGTTACTTTTGGG CCTGATCGTGTCACAGATTTCTGCAAGAGAAACAAACTACAACTAATTATAAGAGCCCATGAATGCGTTATGGATGGGTTTGAACGATTTGCTCAGGGGCAGTTAATAACCCTTTTTTCTGCAACAAATTATTGTG GGACGGCCAATAATGCTGGAGCCCTACTGGTGGTTGGCAGAGGATTGGTTATCGTTCCAAAGTTGATTCATCCCTTGCCACCTCCCCTTCAGTCCCCGGAGACATCTCCAGATCGCATCACAGATGATGCCTGGATGCAG GAGCTTAACATCCAAAGGCCCCCAACTCCCACCCGAGGTCGCCCACAGCCCAACCTTGATCGAAACTCACTCGCATATATCTAA
- the LOC127798539 gene encoding uncharacterized protein LOC127798539 → MEEKQGGVDVSSFMLWEATGDSELNMAAMDYLADDDDDDEDAHSCSSCDYSYSGGSFHADDHGDYDDDDDGDKGEVVDQDWTEEEEEEEEEVSSTARQQKKASMDSTMDMHLMDEMERSKLFWEACLAS, encoded by the coding sequence aTGGAAGAGAAGCAGGGCGGAGTTGATGTGTCTTCTTTCATGCTCTGGGAGGCCACAGGAGATTCAGAGCTGAATATGGCCGCCATGGATTACTTagcagatgatgatgatgatgatgaggatgctCATTCATGCAGCAGCTGTGACTACTCGTACTCTGGTGGAAGTTTTCATGCAGATGACCATGGAGAttacgatgatgatgatgatggtgataagGGTGAAGTTGTTGATCAAGATTggactgaagaagaagaagaagaagaagaagaagtgagcAGCACTGCTAGGCAACAGAAGAAAGCCAGCATGGATTCAACCATGGACATGCACTTGATGGATGAGATGGAAAGGAGCAAGCTTTTCTGGGAAGCATGCCTTGCTtcttga
- the LOC127797654 gene encoding serine/threonine-protein phosphatase BSL1-like isoform X1 — MNSKTQFYPAPTYRPLETFWDSDDDAPGPRCGHTLTAVTATKTHGPRLILFGGATAIEGGSSSSSVPGIRLAGVTNSIHSYDVLTRKWTRLRPAGEPPSPRAAHAAAAVGTMVVFQGGIGPAGHSTDDLYVLDLANDKFKWHRVVVQGQGPGPRYGHVMDLVSQRYLVTVSGNDGKRVLYDAWALDTAQKPYAWQRLNPEGDRPSARMYATGSARSDGMFLLCGGRDSSGAPLADAYGLLMHRNGQWEWTLAPGVSPSPRYEHAAVFVGARLHVTGGALRGGRAVEGEAAIAVLDTAAGVWLDRNGLVTSSRTNKGHTEHDPTLEVMRRCRHAAASVGVRIYIYGGLKGEMLFDDLLVAENSPFQSDANSPIITPVGASPLSSPRLNHSNLSFSPTPTDGRSEMSSPGDISPGRNSIEKLTEASAAEAEVATAVWQAVQAASGTPAEETSVSDDNSQAAETTSDGSDTEADVRLHPRAVVVAKEAVGNLGLMVRQLSLDQFENESRRMVPLQNDLPYPTKKITRQKSPEGLSKKIISTLLRPRNWRAPVNRRFFLDTYEVGELCYAAEQIFRQEPTVLQLKAPIKVFGDLHGQFGDLMRLFDEYGFPSTAGDITYIDYLFLGDYVDRGQHSLETITLLLALKIEYPENVFLIRGNHEAADINALFGFRIECIERMGENDGIWAWTRFNQLFNHLPLAALIEKKIICMHGGIGRSIHSVEQIEKLERPITMDAGSIILMDLLWSDPTENDSVEGLRPNARGPGLVTFGPDRVTDFCKRNKLQLIIRAHECVMDGFERFAQGQLITLFSATNYCGTANNAGALLVVGRGLVIVPKLIHPLPPPLQSPETSPDRITDDAWMQELNIQRPPTPTRGRPQPNLDRNSLAYI, encoded by the exons ATGAATTCGAAGACGCAGTTCTATCCGGCTCCGACTTATCGCCCGTTGGAGACCTTTTGGGACTCCGACGACGACGCCCCTGGTCCTCGCTGCGGCCACACTCTCACCGCCGTCACCGCCACCAAAACCCATGGCCCCCGCCTCATCCTTTTCGGCGGCGCCACCGCCATCGAGGGAggctcctcttcctcctccgtCCCCGGCATCA GGCTAGCGGGCGTGACGAACTCTATTCATTCTTATGATGTTCTCACCAGGAAATGGACCAG ACTCCGACCAGCTGGTGAGCCGCCTTCTCCTAGGGCCGCACATGCTGCTGCTGCAGTTGGAACTATGGTTGTATTTCAG GGCGGCATAGGTCCAGCTGGGCATTCGACAGATGATCTCTACGTGCTTGACTTGGCTAACGACAAATTCAAGTGGCACAG AGTTGTAGTTCAAGGACAGGGTCCTGGGCCACGATATGGCCATGTGATGGACTTAGTTTCACAAAGGTACCTTGTTACGGTCAGCGGCAATGATG GAAAAAGAGTGCTCTATGATGCTTGGGCTCTGGATACTGCTCAGAAGCCATATGCGTGGCAGAGGCTTAATCCAGAAGGTGATAGACCTTCTGCTAGAAT GTACGCAACAGGTAGTGCCCGCTCTGATGGCATGTTTTTGCTGTGTGGTGGAAGAGACTCCTCAGGAGCA CCCCTAGCAGATGCTTATGGGCTGCTCATGCATAGAAATGGTCAATGGGAGTGGACTCTTGCACCTGGGGTGTCACCTTCACCAAGATACGAACATGCTGCA GTCTTCGTTGGTGCAAGATTGCACGTTACAGGAGGTGCTCTTCGAGGAGGACGAGCAGTTGAAGGTGAAGCAGCTATTGCAG TATTGGACACTGCAGCTGGGGTTTGGTTGGATAGAAATGGATTGGTGACTTCCTCCCGGACAAACAAGGGACATACTGAACATGATCCAACCTTGGAGGTTATGCGTCGTTGTCGGCATGCAGCTGCATCAGTCGGGGTTCGGATATATATTTATGGTGGTCTCAAAGGAG AGATGCTGTTTGATGATCTCCTGGTTGCAGAAAATTCACCTTTTCAATCTGATGCTAATTCTCCTATAATAACTCCTGTGGGGGCCTCACCTTTGTCAAGTCCCAGATTAAACCATTCGAATTTAAGTTTTAGCCCAACACCAACAGATGGGAGATCTGAGATGTCTTCACCCGGTGACATaag CCCTGGCAGGAACTCTATAGAGAAACTTACCGAGGCTTCTGCTGCTGAGGCTGAGGTTGCTACTGCTGTCTGGCAGGCTGTGCAGGCAGCATCAGGTACTCCTGCAGAGGAAACATCTGTATCAGATGATAACTCACAAGCTGCAGAGACCACTTCAGATGGTAGTGACACTGAGGCAGATGTTCGCCTTCACCCAAGAGCT GTTGTTGTTGCCAAAGAGGCTGTTGGGAATCTGGGTTTGATGGTGAGGCAGTTGTCTTTGGATCAATTTGAAAATGAGAGTAGGCGAATGGTTCCTTTGCAAAATGATCTGCCATATCCTACCAAAAAGATTACCAGGCAGAAGTCTCCTGAAGGCTTGTCTAAGAAG ATTATTTCTACTTTGCTCAGGCCTCGGAACTGGAGAGCTCCTGTTAATAGGAGGTTTTTTCTAGATACTTATGAAGTGGGCGAGCTTTGCTATGCTGCTGAACAGATCTTTAGGCAGGAGCCTACAGTTCTTCAATTGAAAGCTCCTATCAAAGTGTTTGGTGATCTTCATGGACAGTTTGGAGATTTAATGCGTCTATTTGATGAATATGGATTTCCCTCCACTGCAGGAGACATAAC GTATATTGACTATTTGTTTCTTGGTGATTATGTTGATCGAGGACAGCACAGCTTGGAAACCATTACATTGCTCCTTGCACTAAAG ATTGAGTATCCTGAGAATGTATTTTTGATTCGTGGGAACCATGAGGCTGCAGATATAAATGCACTTTTTGGTTTTCGAATTGAATGCATTGAGAGAATG GGAGAGAATGATGGGATCTGGGCATGGACACGATTCAATCAACTTTTTAACCATCTCCCACTCGCTGCACTCATTGAGAAGAAAATAATCTGTATGCATGGTGGCATCGGGAGATCAATACATTCAGTAGAACAGATAGAGAAACTTGAAAGACCAATAACGATGGATGCTGGTTCTATAATTCTAATGGATCTTCTGTG GTCTGATCCAACAGAAAATGATAGTGTAGAGGGATTGCGACCAAATGCTAGAGGGCCTGGTCTGGTTACTTTTGGG CCTGATCGTGTCACAGATTTCTGCAAGAGAAACAAACTACAACTAATTATAAGAGCCCATGAATGCGTTATGGATGGGTTTGAACGATTTGCTCAGGGGCAGTTAATAACCCTTTTTTCTGCAACAAATTATTGTG GGACGGCCAATAATGCTGGAGCCCTACTGGTGGTTGGCAGAGGATTGGTTATCGTTCCAAAGTTGATTCATCCCTTGCCACCTCCCCTTCAGTCCCCGGAGACATCTCCAGATCGCATCACAGATGATGCCTGGATGCAG GAGCTTAACATCCAAAGGCCCCCAACTCCCACCCGAGGTCGCCCACAGCCCAACCTTGATCGAAACTCACTCGCATATATCTAA
- the LOC127798490 gene encoding protein SLOW WALKER 1, with protein sequence MAEEQQPSVGRAFPVKPKLKPPSKKSSSTPEESKYWKSFKPHPTQALISSITSLSFSPSSPHDFAATHSATVTIFSAQTLEPKSTISGFSDTTTSASFRSDGRLLAAGSYSGVVQVFDVKSRTSLRHLRGHSRPVHLVRYPRHDKLHLFTGGDDAVVKYWDVVSGTSYLELLGHKDYVRCGDGSPARDDMFVTGSYDHSIRVWDVRVSSGSSVMELNHGKPVEDVVFLPSGGLIATAGASSVKIWDVIGGGKLLYSMESHNKTVTSICVGKIGKDSGEEAQQYRILSVSLDGYMKVFDYAKFKITHSMRFPSPLLSVGFSPDCSTRVIGTSNGIIYAGRRKMKENVGLGLRDPGVLGPIGEPPKRVLRPSYFRYFHRGQNEKPSEGDFLIMRPKKVKLAEHDKLLKKFRHKEALVSALRCKNPESVVAVMEELVARKKLLRCVSNLETEELGLLLGFLARYSTMPRYAGLLMRLALKVLEMRAEDVRNSDLLKSHIRNLKRSVEEEIRIQQSLQEIQGIISPLLRIAGRR encoded by the coding sequence ATGGCGGAAGAGCAGCAGCCGAGCGTAGGCAGAGCCTTCCCTGTTAAACCAAAGCTCAAACCCCCATCGAAGAAATCCAGTTCAACTCCAGAAGAATCCAAGTACTGGAAATCCTTCAAACCCCACCCCACACAAGCCCTAATCTCCTCCAttacctctctctctttctccccctCCTCTCCTCACGACTTCGCTGCCACCCACTCCGCCACTGTCACCATCTTCTCCGCCCAGACCCTCGAACCCAAGTCCACCATCTCCGGCTTCTCCGACACCACCACCTCCGCCTCCTTCCGCTCCGACGGCCGCCTCCTTGCCGCTGGCTCTTACTCGGGTGTGGTCCAGGTCTTCGACGTCAAGTCCCGCACCTCCCTCCGTCACCTCCGCGGACACTCCCGCCCCGTCCACCTTGTCCGCTACCCCCGTCACGACAAGCTTCACCTCTTCACTGGCGGTGATGACGCTGTCGTCAAGTATTGGGACGTCGTGTCCGGAACAAGCTACCTTGAACTTCTTGGTCACAAAGATTACGTTCGCTGCGGCGATGGTTCGCCGGCGAGGGACGACATGTTCGTTACTGGATCATACGATCATTCAATTAGGGTTTGGGATGTTAGGGTTTCGAGTGGTAGCTCAGTGATGGAGCTCAACCATGGAAAGCCCGTAGAGGACGTAGTTTTCTTGCCGTCCGGAGGGTTAATTGCAACGGCTGGTGCGAGTTCTGTGAAGATTTGGGATGTGATTGGTGGCGGGAAGTTACTGTATTCAATGGAGAGTCACAACAAGACGGTGACTTCGATTTGCGTCGGGAAGATCGGCAAGGACAGTGGCGAGGAGGCTCAGCAGTATCGCATTTTAAGTGTTTCTTTGGATGGGTATATGAAAGTTTTCGATTATGCAAAGTTCAAAATTACTCATTCCATGCGGTTTCCTTCCCCGCTTTTATCGGTTGGATTCTCTCCTGATTGCTCCACGAGAGTTATCGGTACTTCAAATGGGATTATATATGCTGgaagaaggaaaatgaaggagAATGTTGGATTGGGGCTGAGGGACCCTGGAGTATTGGGTCCTATTGGGGAACCTCCGAAACGGGTCTTGAGGCCCTCGTATTTTAGATACTTTCATCGAGGCCAAAATGAAAAGCCTTCGGAGGGGGATTTCTTGATAATGAGGCCAAAGAAGGTGAAATTGGCTGAGCATGACAAGCTGTTGAAGAAGTTTAGGCATAAGGAAGCTTTGGTCTCGGCATTAAGGTGCAAGAATCCGGAGAGTGTGGTGGCTGTTATGGAGGAATTGGTGGCAAGGAAGAAGTTGTTGAGATGTGTTTCGAATTTAGAGACAGAGGAACTTGGTTTGTTGTTGGGATTTTTGGCGAGGTACTCAACAATGCCAAGATATGCAGGCTTGTTGATGAGGTTGGCTCTGAAAGTTCTTGAAATGCGGGCTGAAGATGTTAGGAATTCTGATTTATTAAAGAGCCATATTAGAAACCTGAAGAGATCGGTTGAAGAGGAGATAAGGATACAACAGTCATTGCAGGAGATACAGGGCATAATTTCTCCCTTACTGAGGATTGCTGGGAGAAGATAG
- the LOC127796508 gene encoding histone H2AX, protein MSSAGSNKGGRGKPKASKSVSRSHKAGLQFPVGRIARFLKAGKYAERVGAGAPVYLSAVLEYLAAEVLELAGNAARDNKKNRIVPRHIQLAVRNDEELSRLLGTVTIANGGVLPNIHQNLLPKKAGSGKGDIGSASQEF, encoded by the exons ATGAGTTCTGCAGGATCGAATAAAGGCGGCAGGGGCAAGCCGAAGGCCTCGAAGTCGGTCTCTAGATCTCACAAGGCCGGCCTCCAATTCCCCGTCGGAAGGATCGCCCGTTTTCTCAAGGCCGGGAAGTACGCCGAGCGTGTCGGTGCCGGTGCTCCTGTCTACCTCTCAGCCGTTCTCGAATACCTCGCCGCGGAG GTTCTTGAACTCGCGGGGAATGCCGCGAGGGACAACAAGAAGAATCGAATTGTTCCGAGGCACATACAGCTCGCGGTGAGAAACGATGAGGAATTGAGCAGGCTGTTGGGGACCGTAACAATCGCAAACGGTGGTGTTCTGCCAAACATTCACCAGAACCTGTTGCCGAAGAAGGCAGGGTCAGGGAAAGGCGACATTGGCTCTGCTTCGCAAGAGTTCTAG
- the LOC127797411 gene encoding DNA damage-repair/toleration protein DRT100-like, translating to MRRMLLLAVAHLLCFLQWSFPAFAILDPVDFLALQTIRRGLDDLPGSDFFSSWDFTSEPCNFAGVYCDGDKVIALNLGEPTAGSPGLTGRIDPAIGRLSALAEFTVIPGRIFGVLPDSMSQLANLRFVGISKNFISGQIPANLGKLRGLQTLDLSYNQLTGSIPWSIGALPALSNVILCHNRLSGPVPTFASQTLTRLDLKHNNLSGPLNPASLPPSLEYLSLSWNLLDGPVDQLLSRLNRLNYLDLSLNRFTGGIPGCLFSFPISSLQLQRNSFSGPIQPGDQVAIPTVDLSYNRLSGQISPMLSTVQNLYLNNNRFTGQVPVSLVDRLLAANIQTLYLQHNFLSGIEIDPTAEIPVSSSLCLQYNCMVPPVHAPCPWKAGLQVTRPAAQCTHSAGVKG from the coding sequence ATGAGGAGGATGTTGCTATTAGCTGTGGCTCATTTGCTGTGTTTTCTGCAATGGAGTTTTCCGGCATTCGCAATCTTAGACCCCGTCGATTTCCTGGCGCTCCAGACGATTAGGCGAGGACTTGACGACCTGCCGGGCTCCGATTTCTTCTCGTCCTGGGACTTCACTTCGGAGCCGTGCAACTTCGCCGGCGTGTACTGCGACGGCGACAAGGTGATTGCTCTGAATCTCGGCGAACCGACGGCTGGTTCGCCTGGTCTCACCGGCCGGATCGATCCTGCCATCGGAAGACTCTCCGCTCTCGCCGAGTTCACCGTCATCCCCGGTCGGATCTTCGGCGTTCTGCCGGATTCCATGTCGCAGTTGGCGAACCTCAGGTTCGTCGGCATTAGCAAGAACTTCATCTCCGGCCAGATTCCAGCGAATCTCGGCAAGCTCCGGGGACTTCAAACGCTCGATCTCAGCTACAACCAGCTGACCGGAAGCATTCCCTGGTCAATCGGAGCTCTGCCGGCGCTTTCCAACGTCATTCTCTGCCACAATCGCCTCTCCGGTCCGGTCCCTACGTTCGCTTCCCAAACCCTAACTCGGCTCGACCTGAAGCACAACAATCTCTCCGGTCCACTCAACCCGGCCTCCCTTCCTCCCTCGCTCGAATACCTCTCATTGTCCTGGAACCTCTTAGACGGACCGGTGGACCAGCTCCTGTCCCGGCTCAACCGCCTGAACTACCTCGACCTGAGCTTGAACCGGTTCACGGGCGGAATCCCGGGCTGCCTATTTAGCTTCCCAATCTCAAGCCTCCAGCTGCAGCGCAACTCGTTCTCTGGCCCGATCCAACCAGGTGATCAGGTGGCGATTCCAACCGTTGATCTGAGCTACAACCGGCTATCGGGGCAAATCTCCCCAATGCTGTCGACCGTCCAGAATCTGTACCTGAACAACAACCGGTTCACGGGTCAGGTGCCTGTCAGCCTGGTGGACCGGTTGCTGGCGGCGAACATTCAGACGCTGTACCTACAGCATAACTTTCTGAGCGGGATTGAGATCGATCCGACGGCAGAGATTCCGGTAAGCAGCTCGCTGTGTTTGCAGTACAATTGCATGGTTCCGCCGGTTCACGCGCCTTGTCCATGGAAGGCCGGGTTGCAGGTCACAAGGCCGGCGGCTCAGTGCACTCATTCAGCTGGAGTCAAGGGGTAA